A DNA window from Leptotrichia sp. oral taxon 215 str. W9775 contains the following coding sequences:
- the rplL gene encoding 50S ribosomal protein L7/L12 — protein MAFNKEQFIEDLKAMSVLELKEVVEAIEETFGVSAQPVAVAGGAAAGGAAAEEKTEFDVILVSAGAAKLAVIKEVRGITGLGLKEAKELVEAGGKAVKEGVSKDEAEALKAQLEGAGATVELK, from the coding sequence ATGGCATTTAATAAAGAACAATTTATAGAAGATTTAAAAGCTATGAGCGTATTAGAATTAAAAGAAGTAGTAGAAGCAATTGAAGAAACTTTTGGAGTATCTGCACAGCCAGTAGCAGTTGCAGGTGGAGCAGCAGCAGGTGGAGCAGCAGCTGAAGAAAAAACTGAATTTGATGTAATTCTTGTTTCTGCAGGAGCTGCAAAATTAGCAGTTATTAAAGAAGTAAGAGGAATCACTGGATTAGGACTGAAAGAAGCTAAAGAATTAGTTGAAGCAGGAGGAAAAGCTGTAAAAGAAGGTGTTTCTAAAGATGAAGCTGAAGCTTTAAAGGCACAATTAGAAGGTGCAGGAGCAACTGTAGAATTAAAATAA
- the rpoB gene encoding DNA-directed RNA polymerase subunit beta, giving the protein MSKLIERYSFGKIVDRGTMPHFLEFQINSYEDFLQAKVAPQKRENKGFEAIFNEIFPIESSNGLLKLEYLWYEIHDNDVPLNDELECKKRGKTYSGQLKVRLKLTNKKTQEIQETLVHFGDIPLMTDKATFVINGAERVVVSQLHRSPGITFNKELNIQTGKDVFIGKIIPYKGTWLEFETDKNDILNVKIDRRKKVLSTVFLKAVDFFMTNEEIMNEFFEVKEVELASLYEKYKGDELDEVLRTKLEGSFIHEDILDEETGEFVAESQELIDNIVIEKIRENTIPAIKIWEVKPEDRIIANSLIHDNTKTNDEAVIEVFKKLRPGDLVTVESARSLVKQMFFNPQRYDLADVGRYKINKRLKQDVPEDIIVLTKEDVLQTIDYVKKLVNGEGFTDDIDNLSNRRVRGVGELLSIQVKGGMLKMSKMVREKMTVQDITTLTPQSLLNTKPLNALILEFFGSGQLSQFMDQSNPLAELTHKRRISALGPGGLSRERAGFEVRDVHNSHYGRICPIETPEGPNIGLIGSLSTYGKVNKYGFIETPFVKIKEGKADFEDIEYLGADEEEGKFIAQADTLIDEDGNFLTDEVVCRYGEEIVNIDKSKVDLLDVSPKQLVSVSAGLIPFLEHDDANRALMGSNMQRQAVPLLKTQAPYVGTGLERKVAIDSGAVITSKATGKVTYVDANRITVTDKNGVEHNHRLLNFEKSNQSMCLHQKPIVDLDEKVKKGDIIADGPSTAGGDLALGKNILLAFMPWEGYNFEDGILISERLRKDDVFTSLHIEEFDIESRTTKLGDEEITREIPNVSEEALKNLDENGIIRIGAHVTPDDILVGKVTPKGESEPPAEEKLLRAIFGEKAKDVRDTSLRLPHGVKGTVVDVLVLSKENGDDLKAGVNQLVRIYIAEKRKIMVGDKMSGRHGNKGVISRVLPIEDMPHLENGTPIDICLNPLGVPSRMNIGQVLEVHLGLAIGDMDKYIATPVFDGASEEDVKDFLEDAGYSRTGKVKLIDGRTGEPFDNPVTVGRMYMLKLHHLVEDKMHARAIGPYSLVTQQPLGGKAQFGGQRLGEMEVWALEAYGASNILQEMLTVKSDDIGGRTKTYEAIVKGQPMPEADAPESFRVLIKEFQSLGLDVTLYDKDENPIELDKNIDL; this is encoded by the coding sequence ATGAGCAAACTTATTGAAAGATACAGTTTCGGAAAAATAGTAGACAGAGGAACAATGCCACATTTTCTTGAATTTCAGATAAATTCTTATGAAGATTTTCTACAAGCTAAAGTAGCACCTCAAAAAAGAGAAAATAAAGGATTTGAAGCGATTTTCAATGAAATTTTTCCGATTGAATCCAGTAACGGGTTATTAAAACTTGAGTATTTATGGTATGAAATACATGACAATGATGTCCCTTTAAATGATGAACTGGAATGTAAAAAGAGAGGGAAAACGTATTCAGGACAATTAAAAGTAAGATTGAAACTGACTAATAAAAAAACTCAGGAAATACAGGAAACATTAGTTCATTTTGGTGATATTCCATTGATGACGGATAAAGCAACATTCGTTATAAACGGTGCTGAGAGGGTTGTTGTTTCACAATTGCACAGATCACCGGGTATTACATTTAATAAAGAATTGAATATTCAAACTGGTAAAGATGTGTTTATTGGAAAAATAATTCCTTATAAAGGGACATGGCTCGAATTTGAAACTGATAAAAATGATATTTTAAATGTAAAAATTGATAGAAGAAAGAAAGTTTTGTCAACGGTATTTTTAAAAGCAGTTGACTTTTTCATGACTAATGAAGAAATTATGAATGAATTCTTTGAAGTGAAGGAAGTTGAACTGGCTTCACTTTATGAAAAATACAAAGGTGATGAACTTGATGAAGTATTAAGAACTAAACTTGAAGGAAGCTTCATTCATGAAGATATACTTGATGAAGAAACAGGAGAATTTGTAGCAGAATCTCAGGAATTAATTGATAATATAGTAATAGAAAAAATTAGGGAAAATACTATTCCTGCTATAAAAATCTGGGAAGTAAAACCTGAAGACAGAATAATAGCAAATTCATTAATACATGATAATACAAAGACAAATGATGAAGCTGTTATTGAAGTATTCAAGAAATTAAGACCAGGAGATTTAGTAACTGTGGAAAGTGCAAGATCACTTGTAAAACAAATGTTCTTCAATCCTCAGAGATATGACCTGGCAGATGTTGGAAGATATAAAATCAATAAAAGGTTAAAACAGGATGTACCTGAAGATATAATCGTGTTAACAAAGGAAGATGTGTTACAGACTATCGATTATGTTAAAAAACTTGTTAATGGTGAAGGATTTACAGATGATATAGATAATCTGTCAAACAGAAGGGTAAGAGGAGTTGGAGAATTACTTTCTATTCAGGTTAAAGGTGGAATGCTGAAAATGTCAAAAATGGTAAGGGAAAAAATGACAGTTCAGGATATTACAACTTTAACACCGCAAAGCTTACTTAACACTAAACCGTTAAATGCACTGATACTTGAATTCTTTGGAAGTGGACAGTTGTCACAGTTTATGGATCAGTCAAACCCGCTTGCTGAATTGACACATAAGAGAAGAATATCTGCATTAGGACCTGGAGGACTTTCAAGAGAAAGAGCGGGATTCGAAGTGCGTGACGTTCATAACTCACATTATGGAAGAATATGTCCTATAGAAACTCCGGAAGGACCGAATATAGGATTGATAGGATCATTATCTACTTATGGAAAAGTTAACAAATATGGGTTTATAGAAACTCCATTTGTTAAAATAAAAGAAGGTAAAGCAGATTTTGAGGATATAGAATATCTTGGTGCAGACGAAGAAGAAGGAAAGTTCATCGCCCAGGCAGACACATTAATAGATGAAGACGGGAACTTCCTTACAGATGAAGTAGTATGCCGTTATGGGGAAGAAATAGTAAATATAGATAAATCAAAAGTTGATTTACTGGATGTATCTCCAAAACAGCTTGTATCTGTTTCAGCAGGATTAATACCGTTCCTTGAACATGATGATGCCAACCGTGCACTTATGGGATCAAACATGCAGCGTCAGGCAGTACCATTATTGAAGACGCAGGCTCCTTATGTAGGAACAGGACTTGAAAGAAAAGTTGCAATAGATTCAGGAGCAGTTATAACTTCAAAAGCAACAGGAAAAGTAACTTATGTTGATGCAAACAGAATAACTGTAACAGATAAAAATGGTGTAGAACATAATCATAGACTGCTTAACTTTGAAAAGTCGAACCAGTCAATGTGTCTGCATCAGAAACCAATAGTAGATTTAGATGAAAAAGTTAAAAAAGGTGATATTATAGCTGACGGACCTTCAACAGCCGGTGGAGATCTAGCACTTGGAAAAAATATCCTGCTGGCATTCATGCCTTGGGAAGGATACAATTTCGAGGATGGAATTTTAATATCAGAAAGACTTAGAAAAGATGATGTATTTACATCGTTACACATTGAAGAGTTTGATATTGAATCAAGAACAACAAAACTTGGAGATGAAGAAATAACTAGGGAAATACCTAATGTTTCTGAAGAAGCACTTAAAAATCTTGATGAAAATGGAATTATAAGAATAGGGGCACACGTTACTCCGGATGATATACTTGTAGGAAAAGTAACACCTAAAGGGGAAAGTGAACCACCTGCAGAAGAAAAACTGTTGAGGGCAATTTTCGGAGAAAAGGCTAAAGATGTAAGGGATACTTCATTAAGATTACCTCACGGGGTAAAAGGAACAGTAGTTGATGTACTTGTGTTATCCAAAGAAAATGGGGATGACCTGAAAGCAGGAGTAAATCAGCTTGTAAGAATATATATTGCAGAAAAAAGAAAAATAATGGTTGGAGATAAAATGTCAGGAAGACACGGAAATAAAGGAGTTATTTCGAGAGTGCTTCCTATTGAAGATATGCCACATTTGGAAAATGGTACTCCAATTGATATATGTCTTAATCCGCTAGGGGTTCCATCACGTATGAATATCGGACAGGTATTGGAAGTGCATTTGGGACTTGCAATTGGAGATATGGATAAATATATTGCAACACCTGTATTTGATGGAGCCAGCGAAGAAGATGTAAAAGATTTCCTTGAAGATGCCGGATACAGCAGAACAGGAAAAGTTAAGCTTATAGACGGAAGAACAGGGGAACCATTTGACAATCCTGTAACTGTAGGAAGAATGTACATGCTTAAACTTCACCATCTGGTTGAGGATAAAATGCACGCCAGAGCAATCGGACCATATTCACTTGTTACACAGCAGCCTCTTGGAGGTAAAGCGCAGTTTGGTGGACAAAGATTGGGAGAAATGGAAGTATGGGCTCTTGAAGCATACGGAGCATCAAATATACTACAGGAAATGCTTACAGTAAAATCAGATGATATAGGCGGAAGAACAAAAACATATGAAGCAATAGTAAAAGGACAGCCAATGCCTGAAGCAGATGCACCTGAATCATTCAGAGTATTGATTAAGGAATTCCAGTCTTTAGGATTAGATGTTACACTTTATGACAAGGATGAAAATCCTATAGAACTTGATAAAAATATAGATTTATAA
- a CDS encoding BPL-N domain-containing protein: MSKCVFIYSDEGTDKAGIASIEENCRKRLKLPYRYIKSEDILDGVLQGKNIFVMPGGADLPYCKKLNGLGNRKIRKFIEDGGFYIGICAGAYYACRRINFKGKDYEVSGDRELGLFEGTAEGSLPFLTDGNYFSDDEAESKAMISLKFKEKLSEECFYYHGGPVFIPDSIINHRYRVIAKYEDNTPAVIKGKAGKGNYLLSAVHFELEKEQYRKFVLEKADMKDKDKEEIICSHFTENYGNRIWNEIVKIINKQ, encoded by the coding sequence ATGAGTAAATGTGTGTTTATTTATTCTGATGAAGGAACAGATAAGGCAGGGATAGCTTCAATCGAAGAAAATTGCAGGAAAAGATTGAAGCTTCCTTACAGGTATATAAAGTCTGAAGATATTTTAGACGGAGTATTACAAGGAAAAAATATATTTGTAATGCCTGGAGGTGCAGATTTACCCTATTGTAAAAAGCTGAATGGCCTCGGAAATAGAAAAATAAGAAAATTTATTGAAGATGGAGGTTTTTACATAGGAATATGTGCTGGAGCTTATTATGCCTGCAGAAGAATAAATTTTAAAGGAAAAGATTATGAAGTCAGTGGAGACAGAGAACTTGGACTTTTTGAAGGGACAGCAGAAGGTTCACTGCCATTTCTGACAGATGGAAATTATTTCAGTGATGACGAAGCAGAATCTAAGGCAATGATTTCACTGAAATTCAAGGAAAAATTATCCGAGGAATGTTTTTACTATCATGGAGGTCCTGTATTTATTCCTGATTCAATAATAAATCACAGATACAGGGTAATAGCAAAGTATGAAGATAACACCCCTGCAGTAATTAAGGGAAAAGCTGGAAAAGGTAATTATCTTCTTTCAGCAGTTCATTTTGAGCTTGAAAAGGAACAGTATAGGAAGTTTGTTCTGGAAAAAGCTGATATGAAGGACAAAGACAAGGAAGAAATTATCTGCAGTCATTTCACTGAAAATTATGGAAATAGAATCTGGAATGAAATAGTAAAGATAATAAATAAACAATAA